The Sulfurimonas sp. genome includes the window GCATCTTCTTTCCAAGTAAGAAGAAAAAAATCATTTATTATATGCATGGACTCTCTTTTTAAAGGATGATAAATTCATATCATCCCTTATTTAAGTTTTAACGAAGTGCTACTAGTTTACGACGCATATACGCTATTTTACTTTGTAAAGGTAGGTGTTTAGGACAGTTGTCTTCACAAGCAAGTAGTGACATACAACCAAATATACCATCATCATCACCAACTAATTCATAGTAATCCTCATCAGTTCTGTTATCATGCGGATCAGCATAGAATCTCGCAACTCTATTTAATCCAACAGCACCAACAAAATCAGGACGCATTAGTTTAGTTCCACAAGCAGCAACACAAATACCACATTCGATACAACGATCAATCTCGAAAATTTCTTCTGCAAGTTTTGGATCAGACGGAGCTTCAAGTTTTGAAATATCAACATCTTCATTTGTATGAATCCAACTCTCAACACGCTTACTCATATCGTTCATCCAGTTACCAGTATCAACAGATAAATCTTTTAGAAGTTTAAAAGCTGGCATAGGAAAAAGCTCAAGAACGCCATCATCATAATCTTTTGTAAGAGTACGACAAGCAAGTTGAGGAGTTCCGTTTACCATCATTCCACAACTACCACAGATACCTGCACGACATACAAAGTCAAAAGATAAATCTGGATCCATTGTTTCTCTGATTTTGCTCAGAGCGATAAATAGAGTCATTCCTTCAGTTTCTTCTAGCTTATATTCAACCATGTGAGGCTTAGAAGCTACTGAGTTAGGGTTGTATTTTAATGCTTTTATAGTTACTGTTCTGCTCATTTTTTATCTCCAAGTCTTTCATTTTCAGCTTTAAAAATAGCTTGCAA containing:
- a CDS encoding fumarate reductase iron-sulfur subunit, encoding MSRTVTIKALKYNPNSVASKPHMVEYKLEETEGMTLFIALSKIRETMDPDLSFDFVCRAGICGSCGMMVNGTPQLACRTLTKDYDDGVLELFPMPAFKLLKDLSVDTGNWMNDMSKRVESWIHTNEDVDISKLEAPSDPKLAEEIFEIDRCIECGICVAACGTKLMRPDFVGAVGLNRVARFYADPHDNRTDEDYYELVGDDDGIFGCMSLLACEDNCPKHLPLQSKIAYMRRKLVALR